One window of Syntrophobacterales bacterium genomic DNA carries:
- a CDS encoding DUF547 domain-containing protein produces the protein MVRLFGNTITLNTLEHGILRKQYNEPRLHMALVCAAKGCPPLRSEAFTGERLNEQLDDQARRFPGNPLAFRIDRRNEVVYFSSIFKWYGDDFRARYAPTTGFIGLNETRRAIANFCSRYLSDADRKYLEAGGYAVKFLDYDWSLNERKGRP, from the coding sequence GTGGTGCGGTTGTTCGGAAACACCATCACCCTGAATACCCTGGAACACGGCATCCTGCGCAAGCAGTACAATGAACCCCGCCTGCACATGGCGCTTGTCTGCGCGGCAAAGGGGTGTCCCCCGTTGCGCAGCGAGGCGTTTACGGGGGAGCGCCTGAACGAACAGTTGGACGACCAGGCGAGGCGATTTCCGGGCAACCCGCTTGCCTTCCGGATCGACCGCAGGAACGAGGTTGTCTACTTCTCGTCGATCTTCAAGTGGTATGGCGACGATTTCCGCGCCAGGTATGCCCCGACTACCGGGTTCATCGGACTGAACGAAACTCGGCGTGCGATAGCCAATTTCTGTTCACGGTATCTCTCCGATGCCGACCGGAAGTACCTGGAAGCGGGCGGCTACGCCGTCAAGTTTTTGGACTATGACTGGTCGCTAAATGAACGAAAGGGGAGGCCATGA
- a CDS encoding TVP38/TMEM64 family protein: MGMKGVALAAILVGLLLAAKQFNLQQLFRDTLAWVEAAGPVGPLVFFGLYIAACVFMLPGSILTLGAGVVFGVVNGSLLVSLSSTVGATAAFLIGRYLAREMVARRIKGNVTFNAMDQAVASEGWKIVGLTRLSPVFPFNLLNYVFGLTRVSLRDYVLASWIGMIPGTVMYVYLGSLAGSLAELGGKDSGRARTLAEWALYVVGLIATVAVTVVITRIARRALNRRINPLAGPKEVP; the protein is encoded by the coding sequence ATGGGCATGAAGGGTGTTGCCCTGGCCGCAATACTCGTCGGGCTCCTTTTGGCGGCGAAACAATTCAATCTGCAACAATTGTTTCGTGACACCCTGGCGTGGGTAGAAGCAGCCGGCCCTGTCGGTCCCCTGGTCTTCTTCGGGCTCTACATTGCAGCCTGCGTGTTCATGCTGCCCGGATCGATCCTGACCCTCGGGGCGGGCGTGGTCTTCGGCGTCGTTAACGGCTCGCTGCTCGTCTCGCTCTCTTCAACCGTCGGGGCGACGGCTGCCTTCCTGATCGGGCGATATTTGGCGCGGGAAATGGTCGCTCGCCGGATCAAGGGGAACGTCACATTTAACGCAATGGACCAGGCTGTCGCTTCCGAAGGCTGGAAGATCGTCGGCCTCACCCGGCTTTCACCGGTCTTCCCGTTCAACCTGCTCAACTACGTGTTCGGGTTGACGCGCGTATCGCTGCGCGACTACGTGCTTGCCTCCTGGATCGGGATGATCCCCGGTACCGTAATGTATGTCTATCTCGGTTCACTGGCCGGCTCTCTGGCGGAGCTGGGTGGGAAGGATAGCGGACGCGCCCGGACTCTCGCCGAATGGGCGCTTTATGTGGTCGGCCTCATCGCCACGGTGGCGGTTACCGTGGTCATCACTCGCATCGCCCGCCGCGCGTTGAACCGCCGCATCAACCCATTGGCGGGACCAAAGGAGGTGCCATGA